A single genomic interval of Deltaproteobacteria bacterium harbors:
- a CDS encoding shikimate kinase, with product MKKNIYLTGFMGTGKSTVGRLLSVRIGIPFLDTDAQIELEIGTTIDRIFAKKGGEELFREKEREVLRRLHFRAPLVVGCGGGMVLSILNREVLRHGIWINLSAYPATIMERIGQAQSRPLLGKKVKRNEVEELFQKRKPYYDLAPHQVETDGLSPEGVLTPVLKIVLMQSLRTGV from the coding sequence TTGAAAAAAAACATCTACCTCACCGGTTTCATGGGAACGGGCAAAAGCACCGTCGGGCGGCTCTTATCGGTCCGGATTGGGATTCCGTTTCTCGACACCGATGCCCAGATCGAGCTGGAAATAGGAACAACGATCGACCGGATCTTTGCCAAAAAAGGGGGCGAGGAGCTCTTTCGCGAAAAGGAACGGGAGGTGTTGCGCCGTCTTCATTTCCGGGCGCCCCTGGTTGTCGGGTGCGGCGGCGGAATGGTGTTGAGCATCCTCAACCGCGAAGTCTTGAGGCATGGGATCTGGATCAATCTTTCCGCTTATCCGGCAACCATTATGGAACGGATCGGACAGGCCCAAAGCCGGCCGCTTCTGGGAAAAAAGGTCAAACGCAACGAGGTGGAGGAACTTTTCCAGAAGAGAAAACCGTATTACGATCTGGCCCCCCATCAGGTTGAGACCGATGGTTTAAGCCCGGAAGGGGTTTTGACCCCGGTTCTTAAAATAGTTTTAATGCAGTCTCTGCGGACCGGCGTATAA
- the aroC gene encoding chorismate synthase — MIRYLTAGESHGPGLTAILEGMPSGLSLSLDPINTQLARRQMGYGRGGRMKIEADQVEITSGVRHGVTLGSPIALWVANRDWKNWAEEMGVMPGDSGLKKKVMCPRPGHADLAGGLKYDHRDLRNVLERASARETTIRVAIGAICRTFLSEFGVKIAGHVTCIGGVEASLSELPSLDEIAQQSEADPVRCLDPAVSKKMVAKIDEVKRKGDTVGGIFEVIVANVPPGLGSHVQWDRKLDGRLAQALLSIQAIKGVEFGVGFGEARRPGSEAHDEIFYDGQKRRFYRKTNRAGGLEGGMTNGEPIIIRAVMKPISTLYRPLHSVDIQTKEAIEASVERSDTCAVPAASVIAENVVAFEIARAFLEKLGGDSLGEVRRNYEGYLEQVRNY, encoded by the coding sequence ATGATTAGATATCTCACAGCCGGTGAATCGCACGGGCCGGGATTAACGGCCATTCTCGAGGGAATGCCGTCGGGCCTTTCCCTGTCCCTCGATCCGATCAACACTCAACTGGCGCGGCGCCAGATGGGATACGGCAGAGGCGGCCGGATGAAAATCGAGGCCGATCAGGTGGAAATCACCTCCGGCGTGCGCCATGGGGTTACGCTCGGATCGCCGATTGCCTTATGGGTGGCCAACCGCGACTGGAAAAACTGGGCCGAAGAAATGGGCGTCATGCCCGGCGATTCCGGTCTTAAGAAAAAGGTTATGTGCCCCCGGCCCGGCCATGCCGATCTCGCGGGGGGGCTCAAATACGATCATCGCGACTTGAGAAATGTTCTTGAACGGGCCTCCGCCCGCGAGACCACCATACGGGTCGCCATCGGGGCGATCTGTAGGACGTTCCTGTCCGAATTCGGCGTCAAAATTGCCGGCCATGTCACCTGTATCGGCGGCGTCGAGGCCTCTCTTTCCGAACTCCCTTCCCTCGATGAAATCGCCCAACAATCAGAGGCCGATCCGGTCCGTTGCCTCGACCCCGCGGTGTCCAAAAAGATGGTCGCCAAGATCGACGAGGTGAAGCGAAAAGGGGACACCGTCGGCGGGATTTTTGAGGTGATTGTCGCAAATGTGCCCCCCGGCCTGGGGAGCCATGTCCAATGGGATCGAAAACTCGACGGACGGTTGGCGCAGGCGCTCTTGAGCATTCAGGCGATCAAAGGGGTGGAGTTCGGGGTTGGATTCGGCGAGGCGCGTCGCCCCGGTTCCGAGGCGCACGACGAGATTTTTTATGACGGGCAAAAGCGCCGCTTTTATCGCAAGACCAACCGGGCCGGAGGACTTGAAGGGGGGATGACCAATGGAGAACCGATTATCATCCGCGCCGTGATGAAGCCGATCTCCACGCTCTACCGCCCCCTTCATTCGGTGGATATACAAACCAAGGAAGCGATTGAGGCCTCGGTGGAGCGCTCCGACACCTGCGCCGTTCCGGCGGCAAGCGTCATTGCCGAAAACGTGGTTGCGTTTGAAATCGCCCGGGCCTTTCTGGAAAAATTGGGCGGCGATTCGCTGGGGGAGGTGCGAAGAAATTACGAAGGGTATTTGGAACAAGTGAGGAATTATTGA